A single genomic interval of Spinacia oleracea cultivar Varoflay chromosome 6, BTI_SOV_V1, whole genome shotgun sequence harbors:
- the LOC110789181 gene encoding uncharacterized protein, whose protein sequence is MKVCMWNVRGACRDLFMSHAKDVISSHHPDIFILLETKSDGTRGREVMRSLNYDDCRIVRPVEKRGGIWLFWKKSVDLIYFDSENNHFQSLFHFKNLGKEALVSGVHAPSSSGARHKYWRGMQEDLPPSNIPWLVLGDLNEVTAQSEKKGGRAFRPTQCTYLVNFMDDAGLVDIGYNGCPYTWTNARQELL, encoded by the coding sequence ATGAAAGTTTGCATGTGGAACGTTCGAGGGGCGTGTAGGGATTTGTTTATGTCTCATGCAAAAGATGTCATCAGCTCTCATCATCCTGACATCTTCATTCTGCTGGAAACCAAATCTGATGGAACTAGAGGTAGAGAGGTAATGAGATCTCTTAATTATGATGACTGTAGAATAGTAAGACCAGTGGAGAAGAGAGGTGGTATTTGGCTCTTCTGGAAAAAGTCAGTGGACTTGATTTATTTTGACTCAGAAAACAATCATTTTCAGTCGCTTTTCCACTTCAAGAATTTGGGTAAGGAGGCTCTGGTTTCGGGTGTGCATGCTCCGAGTTCTTCAGGAGCAAGGCACAAATATTGGAGAGGCATGCAAGAAGATCTCCCACCTTCTAATATACCGTGGCTGGTTCTTGGTGATCTAAATGAGGTTACTGCTCAATCTGAAAAGAAGGGAGGAAGAGCTTTTAGACCAACTCAATGCACATATTTGGTAAATTTCATGGATGACGCAGGACTTGTGGATATTGGGTACAATGGATGTCCCTACACTTGGACAAATGCTCGTCAAGAGTTGCTCTAA